A genomic window from Candidatus Saccharibacteria bacterium includes:
- a CDS encoding histidine phosphatase family protein yields the protein MVTIIFEAHSTSLDNEAGLASGHNDVELSELGLKQSKELGERYAGRKFDAIFCSDLRRSYETAQLAFGDTYPIIRDERLRECDYGEMTQQPTSIVNPEKVNRMAVPFPGGESFQQCCARIADFLQDIAGEYDNKTIMIIGHRATQYGLEHAINHVPIYDAVTAPWQWQPGWKYEIITRL from the coding sequence ATGGTAACTATTATTTTCGAAGCACATTCCACGAGCCTAGATAATGAAGCGGGACTAGCGAGTGGGCACAATGATGTCGAACTGTCTGAGCTCGGGCTCAAACAGTCGAAAGAGTTAGGTGAACGATATGCGGGCCGGAAATTTGATGCGATATTTTGCTCTGACTTGCGTCGGTCATATGAAACGGCTCAATTAGCATTCGGCGACACCTATCCAATTATCCGAGATGAGCGGCTGCGTGAGTGTGACTACGGCGAGATGACACAGCAACCGACGAGTATCGTGAATCCAGAAAAGGTAAATCGTATGGCAGTACCATTTCCGGGTGGCGAGAGTTTTCAGCAATGTTGTGCACGCATCGCTGATTTCCTACAGGATATAGCGGGTGAATACGACAACAAAACAATCATGATCATCGGCCACCGCGCGACACAGTACGGACTCGAACATGCAATAAATCATGTGCCGATATATGATGCCGTCACTGCACCATGGCAATGGCAGCCCGGCTGGAAATATGAGATAATAACCAGACTATGA
- a CDS encoding glycine--tRNA ligase, with amino-acid sequence MEEIVSLAKRRGFIYQGSEVYGGLSGTWDYGPLGVALKRNIMQLWWRMFVDERDDMYGVDAAILMNQKVWQSSGHVDTFVDPLCEDTVNHRRYRTDHILKDNGVNPDGMTMEQMDAAISEKGIKSPDGNPLSGSRTFNMMFKTHVGATEDEQSISYLRPETAQGIFTNFKNVVDSFYPDLPFGLAQQGKAFRNEISPRDFVFRSREFEQMEIEYFVHPDTWAEAFEMLLAATHRYLDALGLPADSVHELEVPAEDRAHYSKRTIDIEFDYPIGRSELMGIAYRTDFDLGNIQRVAGKSMEYTVKGTSEKFVPHVIEPSFGVERALMAVLCSSYREDEQNGEKRVYLALPEHLAPYKFCVSPLLKNKPELVEKAREVYRTLKVKYGNVTWDDNGNIGKRYRRQDEIGTPHCIVIDFDTLEDGTVTVRDRDTTEQRRVDVDEL; translated from the coding sequence ATGGAAGAGATTGTTAGTCTAGCAAAACGGCGTGGATTTATTTATCAGGGTTCAGAAGTGTACGGTGGGTTGTCTGGCACCTGGGACTATGGTCCATTGGGCGTAGCCTTAAAACGCAACATTATGCAACTCTGGTGGAGGATGTTTGTCGATGAGCGGGATGATATGTATGGCGTTGACGCAGCGATTTTGATGAATCAAAAAGTCTGGCAATCCAGTGGCCACGTCGATACTTTTGTCGATCCGCTATGTGAAGATACAGTGAATCATCGTCGTTATCGCACGGACCACATTTTAAAAGATAATGGTGTCAATCCAGACGGCATGACCATGGAGCAGATGGACGCAGCAATTAGCGAAAAGGGGATCAAGAGTCCCGATGGTAATCCGCTGTCGGGATCTCGAACGTTTAATATGATGTTCAAAACACACGTTGGCGCGACAGAGGATGAGCAATCAATTAGCTATCTCCGCCCAGAGACTGCTCAGGGCATTTTTACGAATTTCAAAAATGTTGTTGATAGCTTTTATCCTGATTTACCATTTGGTCTGGCGCAGCAGGGCAAGGCCTTTCGTAACGAAATTAGCCCACGCGATTTTGTATTTCGTAGTCGCGAGTTTGAACAGATGGAAATCGAATATTTTGTCCATCCTGATACATGGGCAGAAGCGTTTGAGATGTTGCTCGCCGCGACCCATCGTTATCTCGATGCTTTGGGGTTGCCGGCTGATTCAGTTCACGAATTAGAAGTTCCAGCCGAAGACCGTGCGCATTACTCGAAACGAACGATTGACATCGAATTTGATTATCCAATTGGCCGCTCGGAGTTGATGGGTATCGCGTATCGCACTGACTTTGACCTCGGTAATATTCAGCGCGTTGCTGGCAAATCGATGGAATATACCGTCAAAGGCACCAGTGAAAAGTTTGTACCACATGTTATCGAGCCAAGTTTTGGCGTTGAGCGAGCATTGATGGCAGTCCTATGTAGCAGCTACCGCGAAGACGAGCAAAACGGCGAAAAACGTGTCTATTTGGCACTGCCAGAACATCTAGCTCCATATAAATTCTGCGTATCACCACTACTGAAAAACAAACCCGAACTGGTCGAGAAAGCTCGCGAAGTTTATCGGACGCTAAAGGTGAAATATGGCAACGTCACCTGGGACGATAATGGCAATATCGGCAAACGCTATCGCCGCCAGGACGAAATTGGCACGCCGCACTGTATCGTGATTGACTTTGACACGCTCGAAGACGGCACGGTGACCGTCCGCGACCGCGATACGACCGAGCAGCGTCGTGTGGATGTAGACGAGCTATAG
- the recO gene encoding DNA repair protein RecO, whose amino-acid sequence MSQTIRTKAIVLRRTNYGEADRIIQIITPDSGRLSVMARGVRREKSRLAGGIELFAVCDLVLTRGAKSTSDLWTLTGARLGMFFDQIMSDYNRLQFGYEAIKQTARAAETIDEPEFYHLLEATFSALNNLSVNLTITETWFYLRLAKLLGNELNTATDASGMKLVEDARYNFNQVDQVFVFNESGRYGSDSLKILRLLGANDPQIVSRIQGIDDLIDDGLVLARAVAKI is encoded by the coding sequence ATGAGCCAGACAATTCGCACCAAGGCTATTGTGCTGCGCCGCACTAATTACGGCGAAGCCGATCGGATCATCCAGATTATTACGCCTGACAGCGGTCGATTATCGGTCATGGCGCGGGGAGTACGTCGTGAAAAATCCCGGCTGGCGGGTGGTATCGAATTGTTCGCGGTCTGCGATTTGGTGCTGACGCGTGGTGCGAAATCAACCAGCGATCTATGGACGTTGACTGGCGCACGCCTCGGTATGTTCTTTGATCAGATCATGTCTGATTACAATCGATTACAATTTGGCTACGAAGCCATCAAACAAACCGCGAGAGCTGCCGAAACGATCGATGAGCCAGAGTTTTATCATTTGCTCGAGGCGACATTTTCCGCGCTAAATAACCTCAGCGTCAACTTGACCATTACGGAGACATGGTTTTATTTGCGACTGGCGAAACTGCTCGGCAATGAGCTAAATACGGCAACTGATGCGAGCGGCATGAAACTAGTCGAGGACGCCAGATATAATTTCAATCAGGTCGATCAAGTGTTTGTGTTTAACGAATCTGGTCGCTACGGATCGGATAGCCTGAAAATTTTGCGTCTACTGGGTGCTAATGACCCACAAATCGTCAGTCGAATTCAGGGAATCGATGATTTGATTGATGACGGATTGGTTTTGGCGCGAGCGGTCGCAAAAATCTAA
- a CDS encoding response regulator, with protein sequence MPDSKPTILLIDDDAWFGDSLIASLADYSVIKTPDPDQVFDLIDQHHPDLILADVVLGARNVFALLQEMQSYLDTRDIPVVILSALAKQIDPGDVKRLGVLAVLDKAEITPETLAHCVADAIQARGETL encoded by the coding sequence ATGCCAGATTCAAAACCGACAATTCTGCTCATCGACGATGACGCCTGGTTCGGTGATAGCCTCATAGCTAGTCTGGCCGATTATTCAGTCATTAAAACACCAGACCCAGATCAAGTTTTCGATCTGATTGATCAGCACCATCCTGATCTCATTCTAGCCGATGTTGTGCTGGGCGCACGTAATGTGTTCGCCTTGTTGCAAGAAATGCAGAGCTATCTCGACACGAGGGATATTCCAGTGGTCATTCTATCGGCGCTCGCAAAACAGATTGATCCTGGTGATGTCAAGCGATTAGGCGTGTTGGCGGTGCTCGACAAGGCGGAAATCACGCCAGAAACTTTGGCACATTGTGTGGCCGACGCGATACAGGCCAGAGGAGAGACATTATGA
- a CDS encoding HAMP domain-containing histidine kinase: MSELEGSAVAVAHELKTPLVLLRQLTLALERSDDISEQSEIIKRLRFTSERSLRLVDSLTKTARLEDALFEFEPVQMNNLCMSVVDELSPLAQAHEQNLKLRLTRQPLVAVGNRDLLNSLLTGMIDNAIQHNPAGARVEVASRLHGGEAVVSVRDFGSTIDLSDFRALKESIGKRALPISARPLSSGLGLFIASQFLTAMDGRLSIERHYSGGMTFSAHVPLSRQLSLLEV, encoded by the coding sequence ATGAGCGAGCTGGAGGGTAGTGCAGTCGCCGTGGCGCATGAGCTAAAGACGCCATTGGTATTGTTGCGTCAATTGACGCTAGCCTTGGAGCGATCGGATGACATATCCGAACAGTCAGAAATTATCAAGCGTCTCCGGTTTACTTCGGAGCGATCACTGCGCCTCGTCGATTCATTAACAAAAACAGCGCGGCTTGAAGATGCTTTGTTCGAGTTTGAGCCGGTCCAGATGAACAATTTGTGCATGTCGGTGGTTGATGAATTGTCACCGCTAGCACAGGCGCATGAGCAGAACCTGAAACTACGTTTGACGCGCCAGCCATTAGTAGCGGTGGGGAATCGGGACCTATTAAATTCGTTGTTAACAGGGATGATCGACAACGCGATCCAGCACAATCCAGCTGGCGCTAGAGTTGAGGTAGCTAGTCGATTACACGGTGGCGAGGCGGTTGTATCAGTTCGAGATTTTGGCTCGACAATTGATCTATCAGATTTTCGGGCACTCAAAGAATCAATTGGCAAACGAGCATTGCCGATTTCTGCACGGCCGCTATCGTCGGGGTTGGGACTCTTTATTGCTAGTCAATTCTTGACCGCGATGGATGGTCGTTTGTCTATCGAGCGACATTACAGTGGCGGCATGACGTTTTCGGCGCATGTACCGCTCAGTCGACAACTAAGCTTGCTGGAGGTGTGA